The uncultured Mailhella sp. genome segment CTGAATCTGACGGGGCTGGAAAGCATGAACAAGATTATTGCCGGCGGTTTCGGCAATAATATCACGGTATTCGTCTTCCTGATGCTCGTGCTTGTCATCTATCTCGAGAAGGCGGGCATATGCGAACGGATCGCCTACTGGTTCCTCAGCCGTAAAATCATTGTCGGCCGTCCATGGACGCTCATTACACTCTTTCTTCTTTCCTCTTATGTCATGGCCATGCTCACCTACAGCTATCCGGCCATGCTCATTCCCTGGACCATTCTGTACACCGTATGCAAAGACGTAGGCTACAAGAAAGGTGATACCTTTCCCGCCTTCATGGTGCTGGGCATAGGTGTTGCCGCGCAGATGGGCTTTACGGCTCTTCCCATAAAGTCGCATTCTCTGCTGTCCCTCGGCATTCTGGAATCCGTCACCCACGGCGAATATTCCATAAATTTCTTTGAATATGCGGCCATCAATATTCCCATCACGCTTGTCGTTCTGATCATATATATTCTCATGATGAGATTCGTATTCAAGGTGAATGTGGATCTTCTCTATGAAATTACGGAAGAAAAATTTTCCTCCTACCGCAATCAGAAGCTGACGCTCCAGGAAAAAATCGCTTTCCTCTCCATCATATTCTTTATCTCCATCATGGCGCTTCCGAGCATCATGCCGCAGGAATGGCTGATTACTTCCATTCTGCGTAAATTCGGCATGACCGGCTGCCTCGTGGTCGTGTTCGGCCTGCTGACGCTGTTCCGCATCGGCAAAAAGCCCATTCTCGACTTTTCGGATATCGCCAACAATGGCAAAATCGGCTGGGAAGTCATCATCATGTACACCGGCTGCATGCCCGTATCGAGCGCCATGTCCAACCCCGACGTCGGCATCACCAACATCATCGTCCAGTACTGCATGCCCGTTCTCAGCCACCTGTCTTCCTTCGAATTCATCATCATCACCTTCGTCGTCATGACGCTGCTCACTCAGCTCATGCACAACCTCGTGCTGGCGGCTGTCGTAACTCCACTCATCGTCCAGTTCGCTCTTGCCGCCGGATGCGACCCTGCACTTCTGGTCATCATACTCTGTTTTGCCTACGGATTCTCCACCACGACTCCTGCGGCCTCCGCAGCCTCTTCGCTCATATTTCTCAACGACTGGTCTCCTACCAGAACCTCGTACAAGGTGCTGATATCACACTTTGCCGTAAGTATGGTGATTCTGTCAGCAGGCGTTGTCCCTCTCATCTGCATTCTCTTTATGAAACTGCAGTAAGTCAAAAAAAGGAACAGTCATGGAATACACCGGCAATAAAGGACGCATATTCAATATTCAGAAGTTCTCCGTACATGACGGTCCTGGAGTACGGGATACCGTATTCATGAAAGGCTGTCCGCTCCACTGCATATGGTGCTCCAATCCAGAATCACAAAGTCCCCTTCCCCAAATCGGCTGGCGGGCAAAAAAATGCATAGGCTGCGGCGTATGCCTGAAAGTATGTCCACACGGAGCGCTGTCCCGGGCTGAAGACGGACGCATTGAACGCGATCCTTCAAAATGCTCTCTCTGCATGAGCTGCGTCAAACACTGTTACGCCAAGGCCATGCACGTGTACGGAGAGGCCGTCACCGTCGACGAACTGTACTCCCGCATACGCAATCAGCCCCTTGCCTGGAGAAGCGACGGCGGCGTCACCGTGAGCGGCGGCGAACCGCTCATGCAGGCCGAATTCGTTGCCGAACTTCTGGCCAGGTTCCGCCGATACGGCATCCATACCGCCATAGAAACCACCCTGTTCGCATCCTGGGAAAAGGTGGCTCTCGTGGCGGCACAGTGCAGTCTCATTTACGCAGACATGAAGTTCTTCTCTCCCGAAAAGCACAAAAAGTACACCGGAGTCGACAATGCCGTCATCAAGGAAAACCTGCTTCATCTGAAAAAGGCCTTTCCCAATGTCGAACTTATTGTCCGCACACCGGTTATTCCCGGCATCAATGACGACAGAGAAGAGCTCAATGCCATAGCCGACTTTCTCAAAAAC includes the following:
- a CDS encoding SLC13 family permease; translated protein: MTTAANTYDWKYIVKSAICIFFMFGFGYLPPFPPLEPIGMHVLGIFIGLLYAWISIGFIWPSFLSIIALNLTGLESMNKIIAGGFGNNITVFVFLMLVLVIYLEKAGICERIAYWFLSRKIIVGRPWTLITLFLLSSYVMAMLTYSYPAMLIPWTILYTVCKDVGYKKGDTFPAFMVLGIGVAAQMGFTALPIKSHSLLSLGILESVTHGEYSINFFEYAAINIPITLVVLIIYILMMRFVFKVNVDLLYEITEEKFSSYRNQKLTLQEKIAFLSIIFFISIMALPSIMPQEWLITSILRKFGMTGCLVVVFGLLTLFRIGKKPILDFSDIANNGKIGWEVIIMYTGCMPVSSAMSNPDVGITNIIVQYCMPVLSHLSSFEFIIITFVVMTLLTQLMHNLVLAAVVTPLIVQFALAAGCDPALLVIILCFAYGFSTTTPAASAASSLIFLNDWSPTRTSYKVLISHFAVSMVILSAGVVPLICILFMKLQ
- a CDS encoding glycyl-radical enzyme activating protein — protein: MEYTGNKGRIFNIQKFSVHDGPGVRDTVFMKGCPLHCIWCSNPESQSPLPQIGWRAKKCIGCGVCLKVCPHGALSRAEDGRIERDPSKCSLCMSCVKHCYAKAMHVYGEAVTVDELYSRIRNQPLAWRSDGGVTVSGGEPLMQAEFVAELLARFRRYGIHTAIETTLFASWEKVALVAAQCSLIYADMKFFSPEKHKKYTGVDNAVIKENLLHLKKAFPNVELIVRTPVIPGINDDREELNAIADFLKNTGLDDYELLPFHSFGAPKYEQLGLDYAVKDLKSQDKNEIAMQNNELRRRIGLATA